The genomic DNA tccacactccgacTAACATGCttatcctctctctggctgtgtctgACTTTCTGGTCGGACTTCTGGTGATTCCAATAGCAATAATATTTATGATAGAATCCTGCTGGATTTTTTATGTAATTTCCTGTTTGTGTTACATATATATCTCATATTTTCTCGCAGCCACATCGATATTTAATGTTGCACTGATAGCAGTCGATCGATATGTTGCTCTCTCTAACCCATTTCTCTACACTAAATCAGTCTCTGTGAACACAATGTGTTTGGTTGTTGTATCTAACTGGGTGTTGTTGCTATTATATCACATAGCACTGCTGTATTTCAATGGACGCTACACCAATCTAGTCCTGTGTCCTGGAAACTGCTTTTTGGTGTTAGATAATATCTGGTATTTATTTGAGGTCCTTTTaaaatttgttgttttatttactgttataACTGTATTGTATATTCTAGTTTTTGTTATTGCAAGAAAACATGCCAGTGCTATCAGAGATCTTAACATTAAGACCAAGACTCGGACGTCAAGACACACAACTGACTCTATGAAATCAGAGAGAAAAGCAGCAAGAGTACTTGGTAttttagtgtttgtgttcttggcGTGTATGTTTCCATGTTCTGTTTATGCTGTATTAGGTAGTGTTATACAGTTTCAAATGGGGACATTTCAAATTTTAGCCATGCTGGTTTATCTGAATTCTACCATTAATCCAGTAATTTATGCTTTGTTTTACCCATGGTTTAGGAGGTGTGTTAAACTGACTTTAACACTTCAGATATTCAACACCAGTTcttcattaataaatgttttataattcataaaaaaacacaagccaCACTGGCACCTGTAACTATTCCTATATTGTAAAGACGCCTACTGGAATACACAGTAATATCATGTTTCTAAAATTAAATTTTGCAGTTTAAAAGGACTAAAAGTGCCTTGGGTGGATACTAAAAGCAAAGTGCTATAATTTTTATGATCTTATCTGATTGCAAGTACTCATTAATCCAAACTCAATCATACTCCAGAATGCATGCAGCCTGCTCTGCTTTGATCTCCAAACATCCAAAAATAATCTATCAATAAATACAGAAGAATTCAAGACTTCCATTGTCCTCCAGACATCACAAATGCTTTTCTGCCCGAGAGTAACTTATTTGTATCAGATAAATAATAAGGCTATTTTAGTTTTTACTGGGACACTTTTGAAACAATATAGATTTATCAGTGCAGAGGTTCCAAAACACACTGCCACAGAACAACTGTCAGTTATCACAAGAGGAATTAGCATCATAATCTCTGAACTTCAGTTTTCAAAATATTACCTATACATTTTCACAACTAactgatttaattatttaagcATTTAAGGTAACTACATGTAGTTATATACGATTATATACACTGTGtcgctgcaggtagtgtttctATCACATTTAACCTTTTAACATTTCAGATATTCAACACTAGTTcttcattaataaatgttttataatattcATATAATTCAAAATATGATACTGACCACACTGGCAACTGCAACTATCCCTATATTGTAAACATGCCTACTAGAATCCGTAGTACTCTGTCCAAAATGAGATTTTCTAGTTTTCTAGGGCTAAAATGGTTCAGGTAGATATTTTATGCAAAGTGTTAGAATGTATTTACCTCATCTGGTTGCATGTACACATCAATCCAAATACAATTAAAGTTCAAAATGTAATAAAGTCTGCTCTGCTTTGATCTCTATAAAAAATAAGGTAAACTGTCTTTCAGTACAGAAGAATTAACTACTTTAATATTTCCTAGATGTAATAAATCCTAGTACATGAGAGAAACATATTTGTATCAGATCAATAATTAAACCGTTTTCTTAAAGTTTTTACTGACAGTTTTGAAAAATGTCATTGATTTATTTAGGCAGAGATTCACAGATCAACTGCAACCTCCTCAAGGGGCATTAGCAGCATAAACTCTGAACTTCACTATTTCAAAATATTACCATTATCATTTCATTAGATATTTTACAAGTACAGCATTCACG from Hoplias malabaricus isolate fHopMal1 chromosome 7, fHopMal1.hap1, whole genome shotgun sequence includes the following:
- the LOC136701459 gene encoding trace amine-associated receptor 13c-like, coding for MNITQINKTDHCLLFHCPERSVSTAVYVLLYVSAAAVVLLTVCGNLLIIISVCHFKQLHTPTNMLILSLAVSDFLVGLLVIPIAIIFMIESCWIFYVISCLCYIYISYFLAATSIFNVALIAVDRYVALSNPFLYTKSVSVNTMCLVVVSNWVLLLLYHIALLYFNGRYTNLVLCPGNCFLVLDNIWYLFEVLLKFVVLFTVITVLYILVFVIARKHASAIRDLNIKTKTRTSRHTTDSMKSERKAARVLGILVFVFLACMFPCSVYAVLGSVIQFQMGTFQILAMLVYLNSTINPVIYALFYPWFRRCVKLTLTLQIFNTSSSLINVL